TCATATTGGCAAAATTGGCGGGTAGAACTAGTTTAGTGAGTATTTGAATTTTGTTAGCATTGAATGTTTTCATCATCTTTATCTGTTCTTTATCAACTTCTGAAAAATATGTATAGCAAGAGATGATGGTTATAACTATTGATAAAGTTATGGAGACAGCGATTATTCCATTTATTCCTGTTCCTATCCAAATGATGATTATCGGTGCTAAGGCAGTTTTTGGTAAGGCGTTTAAAACTACTAGATAAGGATCTAATACTTTATAAAGAAAAGGAATTAAATAAAGTATAATCGCAATTATTAATCCGCCAACAGTTCCAATTATAAGTCCGATAAACATTTCTACAACCGATAGGAATACATGATTTTTTAACTCACCACTTTCAAGATATTTAATGAATAAACTATAGATTGCTGATGGCTTGCTAACTAAAAATTCATTGATGAGACCGATATTAGCAAAAAGTTCCCAGCATCCTAAAAAAAGAATAAATATACTTATTTGCAATAGTATTATAAATATTTTATTTTTTGTTTGTTTTATTTTAAAATCGCGGATACTCTGTATGTGTTTCATTTTAAATCCTCAACAATCTGAGCAAAAAGATCCTTGAATTTATCATTTTTTCTTTTTGCTGAAGGTGAATTATTTGCTGAAGAAAATAAAATTTTTAGATCGTATTCTTTTTTTATTGTTGCAGGTCGTGAAGAAAGAACATAAATCCTATCGCTGAAAGCAATGGCTTCTGAAATATCATGTGTAACTATCATACTGGAAATTTTTAATTTCTTTATGATGTTATAGACCTCTTCTTCAAGATTTAATCTTGTTATATAGTCCAAAGCAGAAAATGGTTCATCGAGTAGAAGAAGATCTGGTTTTAAGACTAAAGTTCTTAAAAGTGCCACTCTTTGTCGCATACCGCCACTTAGTTCACTGGGTTTAAAATCCAAAAAATCATAAAGACCATATAATTTTGCCTGTTCTTCGATTTCTTTCTTTTTTTCATGCGTTAAAATATGTTGTATTTTAATACCTAGTTCAATGTTTTTTCTTATGGTTAACCATTCAAAAAGATTATCCTTTTGAAACATGTACCCTAGACTGGCATTTTTTTCTATAGTGCCTTCATCCGGCTTTTCTAATCCAGAAATTATATTGAAAATTGTGGTTTTACCAGCGCCTGAAGGACCGAGCAAAGCGACAATTTCATTTTCTTTAATGCTAAAAGAAATGTTTTTTAAAACAGGAGTAACGCTATGATAAGAGTAGAATGTCTTGTTGACATCTTTAAATGAAATTATTGTTCTAATCAAAAATAATCACCTACTATATTGTAGTTAGGAGATTATTTTTTGTGAAAATTATAGGCTTTATAGACCGATTATTACTTTTGCTAAAAGGAAGAAGGTCAAAAGCGATAAAGCATCGATAATTGTCGTGATAAGTGGTCCAGCCATAAGGGCAGGATCTAAATGTAATTTTTTAGCGAGAATAGGTAAGGAAGCACCTAAGCATTTAGCAAAGATGATGACGATATATAAGGTTATTGCTACTTGTAAGGCAATTCTCCATTCTGGAAGTCCATCGGTTGAATTGCTGATAATTCCAGTTTTTAATTCGATGAATATCCAGAGGAAATTGAACAAAGCAACTATAAATCCGGTTATTAAAGATACGCGGAATTCCTTGAATAATATTTTGAAATAGTCGCTGGTATCAACATCTCCAATTCCTAAGGCTCTGGTAATTGTTGTTGTCGTTTGATTTCCGGCGTTACCAGAAGTATCCATGAGCATTGGAATGAAGACGGAAAGAACTGGGACAACTGAGAGAACAGATTCAAATTTATTGATAATTAAACTTGTAAAAGTGGCGGATATCATCAAAACTAGAAGCCAAACGATACGAGACTTTGCAATTTTGAGAACTGATGTTTTTAAATATGGAGTATCGATAGGGGAAGTACCAGCCATTTTTTGAATATCCTCAGTGGCTTCATCTTCCATAACATCCATGATATCATCGATTGTAATAATACCGATAAGTCGATGATCTTTATTGACAACTGGCATGACGTGCAAGTCATATTTTTTAAATAATTCACCGATTTCCTCTTGGTCGGTAGAAGTTACTGTGGAAACATAGTCATCATCCATAATTGTATCGACTATTGTATCTTCTTCAGCAAATATTAATTCATCGAGATTGAGAGTACCGATAAGATGACGAGAACTATCGATGACGAAGGTTGTATCGATGGTTTCAGCATCGCGACCAACTTTTTTAATTTTAGCTAGAGCTTCTTTTACTGTGGCACCACTTTTAATCTCGACAAATTCGGTTGTCATAATGCTTCCAGCAGTATCTTTTTCAAAATGGAGGAAAGCATTGACAGTGACTCGGCGGTTGATATCATCTTTGCCGGTGCAATCTAAAATCTTTTTTATGAGATTAGCTGGTAAATCTTCGACAAAGTCGACTAAGTCATCGGTAGATAATTCTTTGATGAGGTCTTGCACCTGGCTCGAAGACAAACTTTCAGCAACTTTTTGCTGATCATCGCTATCCATATATGAAAAGATTTCAGCGGTATATTCACTGCTGACAGTTTTAAATAAAAACAATATGTCGACATCAGACATATCATCCATCGCTGTTGCGATATCAACAGCATCGTGATCCTGAACATATTCTCGAAGCTTCTTTATGTCCTTGGATTGAATGATTTCGTGCAAATCTTCAGCAGTAACTTGTTCGTGGGTTGGAACAATTAAATTTTCTTCGGTATTTTCTTCCATATGCAAACCTCCTTTGCTTTATTATGGCATATTAATTTTTATTTTGCCCCAATTTTTTCGTCGATAAAGCGCTTTAATAATATTTTTTTAAATTTCTCTTTATTTTTTTTTGATAATTTGCCAAAATATAAATGAATTTTTATTTACAAATTTTTTTTATAAATCTTAAAATTTTGTATATTTCTAAACAGAGAGGTAAATAATATGCGCGGTCTTTTAATTATCCTTAGCGGTCCTAGTGGAGTTGGCAAGGGAACTGTTCGACGTATAGTTATGGAAGATGAATCGATTAAAATGGAATATTCAATTTCTATGACCACTAGAAAACCAAGGGAAAAGGAAATTGAAGGAAAAGATTATTTTTTCGTTTCACAGGAAGAATTTGAAGAACATATCGCTAATAATGATTTTCTTGAATATGCTAAATTTGTCGGAAATTATTATGGAACACCGAAACAATATGTTGATAAATTGCTCGAAGAAGGAAAGAATGTTTTCTTGGAAATTGAAGTCAATGGTGCTATGCAGGCCATGAAATTATATAAAGGTTTGCCAATGGTTAGCATTTTTTTGATTCCTCCTTCTTTTGAAGAATTAGAATATCGTATTCGCCATAGACGCAGCGAACCTGAAGAAGTTATACATGAACGTTTATCTAAAGCACATAGAGAAATTAATTTTAAAGATAATTATGACTATTGTGTTTTAAATGATTCGGTTGAAAGAGCGGCTGATGAAATTAAAACTATTATAAAAAATCGTTTAAAGAAGCTTGAAGAAACTGGAAAGTGATGATGACAAAAGTAGTCTACGTAACTTTTTTTGACCAGTTGACCGATAAAGATATAATAATGCCATTTTTAGCCAAGACCACAAAGGTTATTGGCTTTTCTTCACGTGTGATAATAAAATATAAATATTCCAGTCATAAGGAAGCTTATGTATATGAAATAAAGGAAGAAGAAAATCTATCATATCCTTATATTGATGAAATCGTTGATGATTTTCCGCTTCTAGAAGATAAAAAAGAAGATATTGAAAAAACTGCTGATTATTATTTTTGCTCGGTGTATAAAATTTTAGAACGTCTTTTACCTTTTCCAAAAAAGGAAGAGGAATATCGAAAAGTATTTTATGTTCCTTGCTCTCCTACTCCCTTAAATAAAATTAATAAAAGAGAATATGAACTT
This region of Firmicutes bacterium CAG:345 genomic DNA includes:
- a CDS encoding aBC superfamily ATP binding cassette transporter membrane protein (product inferred by homology to UniProt); this translates as MKHIQSIRDFKIKQTKNKIFIILLQISIFILFLGCWELFANIGLINEFLVSKPSAIYSLFIKYLESGELKNHVFLSVVEMFIGLIIGTVGGLIIAIILYLIPFLYKVLDPYLVVLNALPKTALAPIIIIWIGTGINGIIAVSITLSIVITIISCYTYFSEVDKEQIKMMKTFNANKIQILTKLVLPANFANMISLLKINIGLSWVGVIVGEFLVSRGGIGYLVMYGGQVFKLDLVMMGVFILAIIAFITYEILNLLEKYLKRNKKRKKYEKK
- a CDS encoding magnesium transporter (product inferred by homology to UniProt), translated to MEENTEENLIVPTHEQVTAEDLHEIIQSKDIKKLREYVQDHDAVDIATAMDDMSDVDILFLFKTVSSEYTAEIFSYMDSDDQQKVAESLSSSQVQDLIKELSTDDLVDFVEDLPANLIKKILDCTGKDDINRRVTVNAFLHFEKDTAGSIMTTEFVEIKSGATVKEALAKIKKVGRDAETIDTTFVIDSSRHLIGTLNLDELIFAEEDTIVDTIMDDDYVSTVTSTDQEEIGELFKKYDLHVMPVVNKDHRLIGIITIDDIMDVMEDEATEDIQKMAGTSPIDTPYLKTSVLKIAKSRIVWLLVLMISATFTSLIINKFESVLSVVPVLSVFIPMLMDTSGNAGNQTTTTITRALGIGDVDTSDYFKILFKEFRVSLITGFIVALFNFLWIFIELKTGIISNSTDGLPEWRIALQVAITLYIVIIFAKCLGASLPILAKKLHLDPALMAGPLITTIIDALSLLTFFLLAKVIIGL
- a CDS encoding guanylate kinase (product inferred by homology to UniProt), whose translation is MRGLLIILSGPSGVGKGTVRRIVMEDESIKMEYSISMTTRKPREKEIEGKDYFFVSQEEFEEHIANNDFLEYAKFVGNYYGTPKQYVDKLLEEGKNVFLEIEVNGAMQAMKLYKGLPMVSIFLIPPSFEELEYRIRHRRSEPEEVIHERLSKAHREINFKDNYDYCVLNDSVERAADEIKTIIKNRLKKLEETGK
- a CDS encoding aBC transporter ATP-binding protein (product inferred by homology to UniProt), producing the protein MIRTIISFKDVNKTFYSYHSVTPVLKNISFSIKENEIVALLGPSGAGKTTIFNIISGLEKPDEGTIEKNASLGYMFQKDNLFEWLTIRKNIELGIKIQHILTHEKKKEIEEQAKLYGLYDFLDFKPSELSGGMRQRVALLRTLVLKPDLLLLDEPFSALDYITRLNLEEEVYNIIKKLKISSMIVTHDISEAIAFSDRIYVLSSRPATIKKEYDLKILFSSANNSPSAKRKNDKFKDLFAQIVEDLK